A genome region from Bacillota bacterium includes the following:
- a CDS encoding CPBP family intramembrane metalloprotease, which produces MNRTGVSSHRIVKSTYLAFVLLMMAWIGAWLLKISLEQSVLWLTTSKESFFYWLTAKLVIWIVPALWLLRLSNRSLREVFNFPQWKGWLIWGGGIGLLIALTGIIPNYLQGNDLLPTQFSFPLLNLLVVAPILEEFLMRGAIQGNLQGRYSSWRANVITSVMFVILHIPGWYFMGVLWDNLTQPLGGALSIFLVSLGFGYGTHRSQSVMGGVLSHFLNNLF; this is translated from the coding sequence ATGAATAGGACCGGTGTATCATCCCATCGGATAGTGAAATCCACTTATCTTGCCTTCGTCCTTCTGATGATGGCCTGGATCGGCGCGTGGCTGTTGAAAATCTCCTTGGAGCAAAGCGTCCTTTGGCTGACAACGAGTAAGGAGAGCTTCTTCTATTGGCTTACGGCCAAGTTGGTCATTTGGATAGTACCAGCCCTTTGGCTCTTGAGACTGTCTAATCGTAGTCTGCGGGAAGTTTTTAACTTCCCGCAGTGGAAAGGGTGGTTAATTTGGGGCGGTGGAATAGGGCTGCTCATCGCCCTAACGGGCATTATTCCTAATTACCTGCAGGGAAATGACCTTCTGCCGACCCAGTTTAGCTTTCCGCTCCTTAACCTTTTGGTCGTTGCACCGATTCTTGAGGAGTTTCTGATGCGGGGAGCGATCCAGGGAAACCTGCAAGGGAGGTATTCCTCGTGGAGAGCCAATGTAATAACGTCAGTGATGTTTGTGATTCTTCATATCCCGGGATGGTATTTCATGGGGGTGCTGTGGGATAACCTCACCCAACCCCTTGGAGGTGCCCTGTCTATTTTCCTTGTCAGCCTCGGATTTGGTTATGGCACCCACCGTTCGCAATCGGTGATGGGTGGAGTCCTGTCCCATTTCCTGAACAATCTATTCTAG
- a CDS encoding GNAT family N-acetyltransferase, whose amino-acid sequence MSEIKHMTVNDYDRVMEFIKIVFPDAVSILERVIFGSPFRRPDNFAYIEEDGRIISFVGLFPHRVRLGDSEVRAGEIEAVGTHPKFRGRGLASQLMEYWIQYMKEEGIALSWLYGIPNFYQQFGFEYALPFHKYTYTTIAPGQLTDLQPTHQVRAMEQKDLGAVSSIYDFCNRHISGSAIRSLGYWEHRFQTTTFGPHRWIVVSDGGAVIGYLWLTESDGELTVRESGAINEAACQSMASYLFELSKAHPQVREIGVMGPHTSPLARYLYRWGARRACTNEIYPGTWGGMVRIIDLANTLDALSATMSRRLAASPLSNHSGCYTITSEVGSAGLEIRQGQVRVVPVSDKAQGIWIPGPVLTQMIMGYKGLEDRADVVRPQDETLVQLLSILFPPDHPWVWDLELSEELLSV is encoded by the coding sequence TTGAGTGAAATAAAGCATATGACCGTCAATGACTATGATCGAGTGATGGAGTTTATCAAGATTGTGTTTCCTGATGCCGTATCGATTTTGGAAAGAGTGATCTTCGGCAGTCCCTTCCGGCGCCCCGACAATTTCGCGTATATTGAAGAAGATGGGAGGATAATTTCCTTTGTTGGACTCTTTCCCCATAGGGTGCGATTGGGGGACTCTGAAGTAAGGGCCGGAGAAATCGAGGCCGTTGGAACCCATCCAAAGTTTCGCGGGCGGGGACTGGCCTCACAACTGATGGAGTATTGGATCCAGTATATGAAGGAGGAAGGGATAGCCCTAAGTTGGCTCTATGGGATCCCGAATTTCTACCAGCAATTTGGCTTCGAATACGCCTTGCCCTTTCACAAGTATACCTACACGACCATCGCCCCTGGACAATTAACTGATTTGCAGCCCACCCATCAAGTTAGAGCCATGGAGCAGAAGGATCTCGGGGCGGTTAGCAGTATCTACGATTTTTGCAATCGACACATTTCCGGATCAGCCATCCGTTCTCTCGGTTATTGGGAGCATCGATTCCAAACCACAACCTTCGGTCCCCACCGGTGGATAGTGGTTAGCGATGGTGGGGCCGTTATCGGATATCTTTGGCTGACAGAGTCCGATGGGGAGCTCACTGTTCGAGAGTCCGGGGCTATCAATGAAGCGGCTTGCCAGAGTATGGCCTCATACCTCTTCGAGCTGAGCAAAGCCCATCCTCAGGTGCGTGAGATTGGGGTGATGGGCCCCCATACCAGTCCTCTAGCTCGGTATCTTTACCGCTGGGGAGCCCGGAGGGCCTGTACCAACGAGATCTACCCTGGGACTTGGGGTGGTATGGTTCGGATTATAGACTTGGCCAACACCCTGGATGCATTGTCTGCGACGATGTCCCGGCGATTGGCGGCGTCGCCCCTGTCTAACCACTCCGGTTGTTACACTATCACCTCTGAGGTGGGATCCGCTGGATTAGAGATTCGTCAGGGCCAGGTGAGGGTGGTACCGGTAAGCGACAAGGCCCAAGGGATTTGGATTCCCGGTCCAGTTTTGACGCAGATGATCATGGGTTACAAGGGATTGGAGGATCGGGCCGATGTAGTCCGACCCCAGGACGAAACCCTGGTTCAGCTCCTTTCCATTCTTTTTCCCCCAGACCATCCTTGGGTTTGGGATCTTGAACTGAGCGAGGAGTTGCTATCAGTCTAA
- a CDS encoding redox-sensing transcriptional repressor Rex, translating to MSETGKNLAGIPEAVIRRLPIYYRELSLLQRREVERISSQELANRVGVKAPQIRQDLSIFGRFGQQGYGYRVEELLAAIERILGLDRQYRLVIVGAGNIGAAVARYPSFRAKGFEVLSLFDQDERLIGTTIGGVSVRPAWELESFLESNPVDIGVIAVPAEEAVPVAKIMVHHGIRGIWNFAPIRIEVPDHVSVEYVNLGESLYSLAFQMNLRESKDS from the coding sequence ATGTCCGAAACCGGTAAGAATCTGGCGGGAATACCCGAAGCAGTGATCCGGCGCTTACCTATCTACTATCGAGAGTTGAGCCTGTTGCAGCGGCGGGAGGTAGAGAGGATATCTTCCCAAGAGTTAGCCAATAGGGTTGGGGTCAAAGCGCCGCAGATCCGTCAAGACCTGAGTATCTTCGGGCGGTTTGGCCAACAGGGTTACGGATACCGGGTCGAGGAGCTTCTGGCTGCTATTGAACGGATCCTGGGACTGGATAGACAATACCGCCTGGTTATTGTCGGGGCAGGAAACATCGGCGCCGCGGTAGCCCGATATCCCAGCTTTCGTGCCAAGGGCTTTGAGGTCCTTTCCCTGTTTGATCAAGATGAAAGACTCATCGGCACCACCATCGGCGGGGTGTCGGTCAGACCGGCCTGGGAACTGGAAAGCTTCTTGGAGTCAAATCCCGTGGATATTGGCGTCATCGCCGTGCCCGCGGAAGAAGCGGTGCCAGTAGCAAAGATCATGGTACACCACGGGATACGGGGAATCTGGAATTTCGCCCCCATTCGGATAGAAGTTCCGGACCATGTTAGTGTGGAGTATGTGAACTTGGGTGAAAGCCTCTATTCTTTAGCCTTTCAGATGAACCTTAGGGAATCAAAGGATAGCTGA